A stretch of Spirochaeta cellobiosiphila DSM 17781 DNA encodes these proteins:
- a CDS encoding SH3 domain-containing protein, translating to MRLFLSLFILFVLLSCDKPEPIGQIDLPSNPILTKDYEYGVIKSAYLRVFAEPTRDSEVETRLRPGYVVKIVSTTAWQERLDNINAPWHKVEYKDVNGWVFGAYVDKYDSIFQAEAASEATR from the coding sequence TTGAGGCTTTTCCTATCCTTATTTATTTTATTTGTATTGTTATCTTGTGATAAACCAGAACCAATCGGACAGATTGATTTACCAAGTAATCCCATACTAACAAAAGATTATGAATATGGGGTGATCAAATCAGCTTACCTAAGGGTCTTTGCAGAGCCCACACGGGATTCGGAAGTAGAGACCAGGTTACGACCGGGGTATGTTGTGAAGATTGTATCAACAACAGCCTGGCAGGAACGCTTAGATAATATTAATGCCCCTTGGCATAAAGTAGAATATAAAGATGTAAATGGCTGGGTCTTCGGGGCCTATGTGGATAAGTACGATTCTATCTTTCAGGCAGAAGCGGCCTCAGAGGCGACTCGATAG
- the uvrB gene encoding excinuclease ABC subunit UvrB: MPKFEVVSEYSPSGDQGPAIEELTKGVLEGKQYQTLRGVTGSGKTFTMANVIARAQRPTLVISHNKTLAAQLYRELKEFFPHNAVNYFVSYYDYYQPEAYVPSKDLYIEKDSSINDEIDRMRLAATANLMTREDVIIVSTVSCIYGLGNPKSYFDMRITLHVGDELDLDDFKRHLVSLQYERNNTILDRAAFRVRGDIIEVYPAYAEDAFRIDLEFDEVVNIKRFDPLTMETLENLDSCIIYPAKHFVMPEDQIHSSLEIIRQELKDQVDYFTEKNMIVEAQRIKSRTEYDLEMMEEMGYCSGIENYSRHLAGRRKGERPSVLLDYFPDNFLTIIDESHVTLGQIRAMYEGDKSRKSNLVNFGFRLPSALDNRPLFYKEFEDLTQQTIYVTATPGKEEMDKVNGHVVEQLIRPTGLLDPEVDVRPTEGQIEDLYGEIQKRIKLNERVLVTTLTKKMSEDLSDYFLGMGMKVRYLHSEIETIERVEILKDLRAGIYDCIIGINLLREGLDLPEVSLVAILDADKIGFLRSTTALIQTIGRAARNQNGHVIMYADRMSPAMDEAISETKRRRQVQIEYNEKHGITPTTIKKALHDILEREIEEDTKDTETSIDDIKDGYNILVPKQRAALVKALEKEMLEHAKNLEFEKAAKIRDEIKKLQGADN, encoded by the coding sequence ATGCCTAAATTCGAAGTCGTCAGTGAATATTCTCCTTCTGGCGATCAAGGTCCTGCTATTGAGGAACTCACTAAAGGTGTCCTTGAAGGTAAACAGTATCAGACTTTAAGAGGCGTGACTGGATCAGGTAAGACTTTTACTATGGCTAATGTGATCGCCAGAGCGCAAAGACCAACTTTGGTCATTAGTCATAATAAGACATTAGCCGCCCAATTATACAGGGAGTTAAAAGAATTCTTCCCCCATAACGCGGTGAACTATTTTGTAAGTTATTATGATTACTATCAACCGGAAGCTTATGTTCCCAGTAAAGATCTCTATATAGAAAAAGATTCGTCCATCAATGACGAGATAGACCGAATGCGATTGGCTGCTACAGCTAACCTAATGACGAGAGAAGATGTAATCATCGTCTCCACCGTCAGTTGTATCTATGGTCTAGGTAACCCCAAGAGCTATTTTGATATGCGAATCACCCTTCACGTAGGGGATGAATTAGATTTAGATGATTTCAAACGTCATCTTGTAAGCCTACAGTACGAGCGTAATAACACCATCTTGGATAGAGCCGCTTTTAGAGTCCGGGGAGATATTATTGAGGTCTATCCTGCCTATGCAGAGGATGCTTTCCGTATTGATTTGGAGTTTGACGAGGTTGTCAACATCAAGCGCTTCGATCCTCTAACTATGGAAACATTGGAAAACCTTGATTCCTGTATTATTTATCCCGCCAAACACTTTGTTATGCCTGAAGACCAAATCCACAGCAGTTTGGAGATCATACGCCAGGAATTGAAAGATCAAGTGGATTACTTTACAGAGAAGAATATGATTGTCGAGGCTCAGCGTATCAAGAGCCGTACAGAATATGACCTGGAAATGATGGAAGAGATGGGATACTGTAGCGGTATCGAGAATTACTCCCGACATCTGGCCGGACGCCGGAAGGGAGAACGCCCTTCTGTTTTATTAGATTATTTTCCTGATAACTTCCTTACCATAATTGATGAAAGTCATGTAACTCTGGGACAGATCCGGGCAATGTATGAAGGGGATAAGAGCCGTAAAAGCAATCTTGTTAATTTCGGTTTCCGTTTACCTAGTGCCTTGGATAATAGGCCCTTATTCTATAAAGAATTTGAAGACCTTACTCAACAAACCATCTATGTTACAGCAACTCCTGGTAAAGAGGAGATGGATAAGGTAAATGGCCATGTTGTCGAACAGCTTATACGACCTACAGGGCTTCTTGATCCTGAAGTGGATGTTCGACCTACTGAAGGTCAGATTGAAGACCTTTATGGAGAGATCCAAAAACGAATTAAGTTGAATGAACGGGTACTCGTTACTACCCTTACAAAGAAAATGTCAGAAGACTTGAGTGATTATTTTCTCGGGATGGGAATGAAAGTCCGTTATCTCCATTCGGAGATCGAGACCATAGAGCGTGTTGAGATCCTAAAAGACCTTAGAGCGGGTATCTATGATTGTATAATAGGAATCAACTTATTACGGGAAGGCCTGGATTTACCTGAGGTATCCCTGGTCGCTATCCTTGATGCTGATAAGATTGGCTTCCTTCGTTCAACGACAGCTCTTATTCAAACAATTGGCCGGGCGGCCCGAAATCAGAATGGTCATGTTATTATGTATGCCGACCGTATGAGTCCGGCTATGGATGAGGCCATCTCTGAAACCAAAAGACGCCGTCAGGTTCAAATCGAGTATAATGAGAAACATGGCATTACTCCTACAACCATAAAGAAAGCTCTTCATGATATTCTCGAACGGGAAATAGAAGAGGATACTAAGGACACAGAAACTTCTATCGATGATATTAAAGATGGATATAATATTCTGGTTCCCAAGCAGCGTGCTGCCCTTGTGAAAGCCCTTGAGAAAGAAATGCTTGAACATGCTAAGAATCTGGAATTCGAAAAGGCTGCCAAAATACGAGATGAAATTAAAAAACTACAAGGAGCTGATAATTGA
- a CDS encoding S1C family serine protease, with the protein MRLYSRGQVVLFSISSFCLALLLALGFGVIKFPKDNSEPLDNIDPIATVKNTTEMLPEDPPLLQPTNNGLQQYSSDERENIQVYNSLNAAVVNINTEVITYNWFLDPVPQSGGSGSGIIFDKEGYILTNQHVVDKAYKVYVSMADGHQFDGKVIGTDAENDLAVIKIQAEDVDLVTIPLGSSEQLKVGQKVLAIGNPFGYERTLTTGIVSGLGRPLKNEKGLVMRDMIQTDASINPGNSGGPLLNSLGQMIGINTMIYSPSGGSVGIGFAVPVNTARRVIPDLIKFGKVNRGWIDIIPVQLFSSLVQYAKLPTSKGILVSRVTPGGNADKVGIKGGDRTQAVRSGQTVIYLGGDIITHIDGDEVKNLYDLYAALEDNKPGETIKVVVLRNKKSLTFNVVLSERPEQFQWE; encoded by the coding sequence ATGCGATTGTATTCTCGTGGACAAGTTGTATTATTTTCGATCAGTAGTTTTTGCCTGGCTTTGCTTCTTGCGTTAGGATTCGGTGTTATTAAATTTCCAAAAGATAACAGTGAACCCCTCGATAATATAGATCCTATAGCTACTGTTAAGAATACAACAGAGATGCTTCCTGAAGATCCTCCTTTACTCCAGCCTACCAATAATGGTCTACAACAGTACTCCTCTGATGAGCGGGAGAATATTCAAGTGTATAATAGTCTGAATGCCGCTGTTGTTAATATTAATACAGAAGTTATTACTTATAATTGGTTTCTAGATCCTGTTCCTCAATCAGGGGGATCCGGGTCGGGTATTATTTTCGATAAAGAAGGCTATATCCTTACCAATCAACATGTTGTGGATAAGGCCTATAAAGTCTATGTCTCTATGGCTGATGGTCATCAATTTGATGGGAAAGTTATTGGTACTGATGCTGAAAATGATCTCGCTGTTATTAAGATCCAGGCAGAAGATGTTGACCTGGTAACTATCCCCTTAGGATCCTCTGAGCAATTGAAAGTGGGACAAAAGGTATTAGCCATAGGTAATCCCTTTGGTTATGAACGAACCCTGACTACGGGAATCGTCTCTGGTTTAGGACGACCACTCAAGAATGAGAAGGGCTTGGTCATGAGAGATATGATTCAGACTGATGCTTCCATTAATCCCGGTAATTCTGGTGGGCCTTTATTGAACTCCCTTGGTCAAATGATTGGTATCAACACAATGATCTATTCTCCTTCTGGTGGTTCCGTAGGTATTGGCTTTGCCGTACCTGTTAATACTGCTAGAAGAGTTATTCCTGATCTTATTAAGTTTGGTAAAGTTAACAGAGGCTGGATTGATATTATACCCGTACAATTGTTTTCCTCCTTAGTGCAATATGCTAAGCTTCCTACTTCAAAGGGAATTCTGGTTAGTCGGGTTACTCCCGGTGGTAATGCAGACAAGGTAGGGATCAAAGGAGGGGACAGAACACAAGCTGTTCGCTCTGGACAAACAGTTATTTATCTGGGGGGAGATATTATCACCCATATTGATGGAGATGAAGTTAAGAATCTTTATGACCTTTATGCGGCATTGGAAGATAATAAACCTGGTGAAACAATAAAAGTTGTTGTACTAAGAAACAAAAAATCATTAACTTTCAACGTGGTGCTATCAGAGCGTCCCGAACAATTTCAATGGGAGTAA
- a CDS encoding NAD(P)H-dependent oxidoreductase, producing MKSTIVFAHPWHGSFNKGILDQVESQLQKKKKDYQLIDLHKDNFNPVLAERDLALFSKGKSKDELVNKYQTMIKDSDELIFIFPIWWFEMPAIVKGFIDKVMLKDYAYIETSVGLKGLLTNIRKTTVITTSEFPTWYLKLLAGNAIQKTFIGSTLKSLGLKKVKWLNNPMTSSGSKASREKFLQRVSKHLS from the coding sequence ATGAAGAGTACCATCGTGTTTGCTCACCCCTGGCATGGAAGCTTTAATAAGGGGATATTAGATCAAGTTGAGTCCCAATTACAAAAGAAAAAAAAGGACTATCAGCTTATTGATCTACATAAAGATAATTTTAATCCTGTACTGGCTGAAAGAGATCTAGCTTTGTTCTCAAAAGGCAAGTCAAAGGATGAATTAGTAAACAAATATCAAACCATGATAAAAGATTCTGATGAGTTGATTTTTATTTTCCCAATCTGGTGGTTTGAAATGCCGGCTATTGTAAAGGGATTTATAGATAAGGTTATGTTAAAAGACTACGCCTATATAGAAACTTCTGTGGGATTAAAAGGGTTATTGACCAATATTCGGAAAACAACGGTCATTACTACTTCTGAGTTTCCTACATGGTATTTAAAACTATTGGCTGGTAATGCGATCCAAAAGACTTTTATAGGCAGTACACTTAAGAGCCTTGGTTTGAAAAAGGTTAAATGGTTAAATAACCCTATGACCAGTAGTGGTTCAAAAGCCAGCAGAGAGAAATTTCTTCAACGAGTATCGAAACATTTATCTTAA
- a CDS encoding TetR/AcrR family transcriptional regulator, translating to MLKQEPSNRNSLRSIRLIRDTLLSLMLKESFQNISISQITKQAGLVRNTFYSHFQKKEDVLSYHMFDLFKAKIENLNLAWESQEIDWIAIYFEFWSENLEFLELLYKQDLLDVLYSFEFHIDKLHINSYLEDICTISDRAKKYANSVYVNTMASMIRRWITTGKEETNEELTSIFYELFE from the coding sequence ATGCTAAAGCAAGAACCTAGCAACAGAAATTCCCTAAGATCTATAAGGTTAATAAGGGACACATTATTATCACTTATGTTAAAGGAATCGTTTCAAAATATATCCATATCCCAGATAACAAAGCAGGCGGGATTAGTGAGGAATACATTTTACTCCCATTTTCAAAAAAAAGAGGATGTTCTCTCTTATCACATGTTTGATTTGTTCAAGGCCAAAATAGAGAACTTAAATCTGGCTTGGGAATCTCAGGAGATCGATTGGATAGCCATCTATTTTGAGTTTTGGAGTGAAAACCTGGAGTTTCTAGAACTTCTCTATAAACAGGATCTATTAGATGTTCTCTATTCCTTTGAATTCCATATAGACAAACTCCATATTAACTCCTATCTAGAGGATATATGCACCATATCTGACAGGGCAAAGAAATATGCGAACTCTGTTTATGTTAATACCATGGCCAGTATGATTAGAAGGTGGATAACAACAGGCAAAGAAGAAACTAACGAAGAGCTCACCAGCATATTCTATGAACTCTTTGAGTAA
- a CDS encoding methyl-accepting chemotaxis protein, which yields MKLKGKILLPTIGIVVTGVLAALVLMISLMTQEIYSNQKFELEQLAEVSSEQINNWLVQSLNAVKLIAHSYEVKEVLQAPDDSNAVMAVNESLDDISQLYKEYDTISIADSTGHIVNGTSNLNVSDREYFSKAMAGYAVISDPLHSLSDNNSIISVLAYPVLIGENKVPLGVVIVSISLTTLSDEMVTDIDVGEHGYAYLTNSGGLVVAHPDSSQINQLDIIDYEYGRKILSEQTGFEDYHLEGQHLLSSYHIVPSSDWILVITADYNEVFRTLHYLQLYIISIFAAILLVMTFVLYWSVESIIKRLAGTVSSLMKLSEGAGDLTQRIEIKGSDEIDQVGLYVNKTMESMQSIVNSIKEECRNLIEVNHDLASHMTETAAATQQISVNITNIEHRIINQAAGVEEMAATIGSITGGIDNLDEQIENQMSDITESSSAIEEMTANINSVNSTLEMNAASMKELLSASLSGMEAIENSSYIAQQMLIDSEGLGEASEVIQSIAAQTNLLAMNAAIEAAHAGNAGNGFAVVAEEIRKLAEDSSLQGGRISQVLLSLQESIKSIGDALNVTTSRFEVVNKLSEHVANQEKLINQSMEEQVVGSGQVLESLMQIKQKGSVVTSSSKAMATGAEEVLTEMNQLNNVTEEIKVGTSEMAAGALQINEAVQFVQTLGESSRNSLDTLVAKIDGFKTA from the coding sequence ATGAAACTTAAAGGTAAGATCCTTCTGCCTACAATAGGCATTGTGGTTACTGGTGTGTTAGCAGCTCTCGTTTTAATGATTAGTCTAATGACACAGGAAATTTATTCTAATCAGAAATTTGAATTGGAACAGCTTGCTGAAGTTAGTAGTGAACAGATCAATAACTGGTTGGTTCAGAGTCTGAATGCGGTTAAACTTATCGCCCATTCCTATGAGGTCAAGGAAGTGCTCCAAGCTCCCGATGATAGCAATGCCGTAATGGCTGTCAATGAAAGTCTGGATGATATAAGCCAGTTGTATAAGGAATATGACACGATTTCTATAGCTGATAGTACGGGGCATATCGTGAATGGGACTAGTAATCTCAATGTGTCTGATCGGGAATATTTTTCTAAAGCCATGGCTGGATATGCTGTCATATCCGATCCTTTACACAGCTTAAGTGATAATAATAGTATCATTAGCGTCTTGGCTTACCCTGTATTGATTGGAGAAAACAAAGTTCCTCTTGGTGTTGTGATTGTCAGTATATCCTTAACCACTTTATCAGATGAAATGGTTACAGATATCGACGTGGGCGAGCATGGTTATGCTTATCTGACGAACTCCGGCGGCCTTGTTGTGGCTCATCCTGATTCCTCCCAGATCAATCAGCTAGATATTATAGACTATGAATACGGACGGAAAATATTATCAGAACAAACAGGTTTTGAAGATTATCATCTAGAAGGTCAGCACCTACTTAGTAGTTATCATATAGTGCCTTCTTCCGATTGGATACTTGTAATCACTGCAGATTACAATGAAGTATTCAGGACTCTTCATTATTTACAATTATATATTATATCCATATTTGCAGCCATTCTCCTGGTTATGACCTTTGTCTTGTATTGGAGTGTGGAATCAATCATTAAGCGCTTAGCTGGGACCGTTAGCAGCTTAATGAAACTATCCGAAGGAGCAGGGGATTTAACTCAACGTATAGAAATCAAAGGATCAGATGAGATTGATCAAGTTGGACTTTATGTGAACAAAACAATGGAAAGTATGCAGTCGATTGTTAATTCCATAAAGGAAGAATGCCGTAATCTTATCGAGGTTAATCATGACTTAGCTTCTCATATGACAGAAACAGCAGCGGCTACACAGCAGATAAGTGTAAACATAACTAATATAGAACATAGGATTATTAACCAGGCCGCAGGTGTGGAGGAAATGGCTGCAACTATTGGTTCCATTACAGGAGGCATAGATAATTTAGATGAACAGATCGAAAATCAAATGTCTGATATTACTGAGTCTTCCAGTGCTATTGAAGAAATGACTGCTAATATTAATTCCGTGAATAGTACTCTGGAGATGAATGCCGCCAGTATGAAGGAGCTTCTTAGTGCCAGTTTGTCTGGGATGGAAGCTATAGAAAACTCAAGCTATATAGCTCAACAAATGCTTATTGATTCAGAAGGATTAGGTGAGGCCTCTGAAGTGATACAGAGCATTGCCGCACAAACCAACTTATTGGCTATGAATGCGGCTATTGAAGCAGCACATGCCGGCAATGCAGGTAATGGCTTTGCTGTTGTTGCTGAAGAGATTCGTAAATTAGCAGAAGACTCTAGTCTACAGGGCGGTCGTATTTCCCAGGTTCTCCTTTCCCTTCAGGAAAGTATCAAGAGTATAGGTGATGCTCTTAATGTAACGACAAGCCGTTTTGAAGTCGTCAATAAATTAAGTGAGCATGTGGCGAATCAGGAAAAATTGATTAATCAATCCATGGAAGAACAGGTCGTAGGAAGCGGACAGGTGTTAGAGTCTCTTATGCAGATCAAACAAAAAGGCTCTGTTGTTACCTCTTCCTCCAAAGCCATGGCAACGGGAGCAGAAGAAGTTCTAACTGAGATGAATCAGCTCAATAATGTAACCGAAGAGATCAAAGTAGGAACGAGTGAGATGGCTGCCGGTGCCTTACAGATTAATGAAGCCGTCCAGTTTGTCCAAACACTTGGAGAAAGTTCCCGTAATAGTTTAGATACTCTAGTCGCCAAGATAGACGGCTTTAAGACTGCCTAA
- a CDS encoding MFS transporter: MKNSLTKTFKDNKILPFLMTVLLFGLISGMYTGILNNYLHEVLGIGKTGRGLLEFPREMPGLLIFLVMALLYRFSELNLVKIALISTFIGMTGFFIKGDIMVIGIIMVCFWSIGEHLMMPARKAIALFYANPGQEGAALGTLRGFLNGGQAAGYYVGPVVMLILTSLGINEAFSRYRVIFFIGMLLILLAFLMTSLIKETHKSLPRKRLFISRKYKKYYLLEIFFGARKQVFITFAPFVLILQYGASAAYISLLYGIWSIVNMFLAPFIGKMLDKVGYKNVLIWDSLALIVLCFLYGFSGHLFSNQMALVITSVVFVLDSISFAMGMARDLYAKTKSETNEEFTVTLSTGLSMNHLVSIIIAILGGYLWEFMGVEYLFSAAALIGVGSFIISMTLEVPGSITNMNRISMKR, translated from the coding sequence ATGAAAAATAGCTTAACAAAAACCTTCAAGGATAACAAAATCCTTCCTTTCCTTATGACCGTATTGTTGTTTGGATTGATATCTGGAATGTATACGGGTATTCTGAATAACTATCTTCATGAAGTATTGGGTATTGGAAAAACAGGTAGAGGCTTATTAGAATTCCCTCGTGAGATGCCCGGTCTTCTCATTTTTCTTGTTATGGCCTTATTGTACCGTTTTTCCGAACTAAACCTTGTTAAAATAGCTTTAATCTCCACTTTTATAGGAATGACTGGATTCTTTATTAAGGGAGATATCATGGTTATCGGTATTATCATGGTATGCTTTTGGAGTATAGGGGAACACTTAATGATGCCTGCACGTAAGGCCATTGCTCTGTTCTATGCAAATCCCGGTCAGGAAGGGGCTGCCCTAGGAACTTTGAGAGGATTTCTTAATGGTGGTCAAGCGGCAGGATATTATGTAGGCCCTGTGGTTATGCTTATTCTTACGTCTTTGGGTATTAATGAGGCCTTCTCCCGTTATCGTGTCATCTTTTTTATAGGTATGTTGCTGATTCTTTTAGCTTTCCTCATGACTTCCCTTATTAAAGAAACTCATAAATCCCTTCCTCGAAAACGTTTGTTTATTAGCAGGAAATATAAAAAATACTACTTATTGGAGATCTTTTTCGGTGCACGTAAACAAGTTTTTATTACCTTTGCTCCTTTTGTTTTAATACTACAATATGGAGCAAGTGCCGCTTACATATCCTTGTTGTATGGAATCTGGTCTATTGTGAATATGTTCTTAGCTCCTTTTATTGGCAAAATGCTAGATAAGGTAGGGTATAAGAATGTACTTATCTGGGATTCTCTAGCCCTCATTGTATTGTGTTTTCTCTATGGATTCTCAGGGCATTTATTTAGTAATCAGATGGCCTTGGTGATCACTAGTGTTGTTTTTGTTTTGGATTCTATTTCTTTTGCTATGGGAATGGCCCGTGACTTATACGCTAAGACAAAATCCGAGACAAATGAGGAATTTACAGTAACCCTGTCTACAGGCTTAAGTATGAATCACCTAGTTAGTATCATTATAGCTATTTTAGGGGGCTATCTATGGGAATTTATGGGTGTTGAATATTTGTTTAGTGCTGCGGCTCTTATAGGAGTGGGATCTTTTATTATCTCCATGACCTTGGAAGTTCCTGGCTCTATAACAAACATGAACAGGATATCTATGAAGCGGTAG
- a CDS encoding histidine-type phosphatase — protein sequence MKTKPIAYVLLMLLLLQSCATNSDHWTSNDSSSPEYLTSKAPYPFKGTEYTPVPRGYEPVFIEYVGRHGSRHLSSAKYDITLLELLNIASEDNEISETGNELRHEIAQLIKIETGNYGELTKQGRLELQGIGLRMYQNFPELLKAKGMIRTEATFKSRAQDSRDNFVKGLKEGGSQIITENVVYGEEEDPYLRPYDIAPRFMEHEEGEGWEDLYKAYEKNPKGTQYTHEVLTQLFSQSFYDRLERGEFQLKDEKGRVKLDNPESAASNLYNLYIISANLRAESDLNFRKYFTDDQLEWYESVLAIEDFYAKGPSLSDSDIQINIIAPLVKDMINSVDNDASYAGVFRFAHAETIIPLAAFLDIKGANISCDDPNQVMALWDIKNISPMAANIQWIIYSNDQDKLVKMTYNEVEINFPEQIKPVSGYYYSWEDVKSYYTQKIEKLGFSMTGELTDDIQILKEQY from the coding sequence ATGAAAACAAAGCCTATTGCTTATGTCCTATTAATGCTTCTCTTACTGCAATCCTGTGCTACCAATAGTGATCATTGGACAAGCAATGATTCTTCTTCCCCTGAGTATTTAACTTCAAAAGCGCCCTATCCCTTCAAAGGAACAGAGTACACGCCGGTCCCCAGAGGGTATGAACCTGTCTTTATTGAATATGTAGGTCGCCATGGATCAAGACATTTATCCAGTGCTAAATATGATATTACTCTTTTAGAGTTATTAAATATTGCCAGTGAAGATAACGAGATTAGTGAAACAGGTAACGAATTGCGTCATGAAATCGCCCAACTTATCAAAATCGAAACAGGTAATTATGGAGAATTAACGAAGCAGGGGCGTTTAGAGCTACAGGGAATCGGATTAAGAATGTATCAGAATTTCCCAGAATTGTTGAAAGCCAAAGGGATGATTCGCACTGAGGCCACCTTCAAAAGCCGTGCCCAAGATAGCCGGGATAATTTTGTTAAAGGATTAAAGGAAGGGGGCAGTCAAATCATTACTGAGAATGTAGTTTATGGGGAAGAGGAAGACCCCTATTTAAGACCCTATGATATAGCACCCCGTTTCATGGAACATGAAGAAGGAGAGGGCTGGGAAGATCTATACAAAGCCTATGAAAAGAATCCTAAAGGCACACAGTATACTCACGAAGTTCTTACACAACTGTTTTCTCAAAGCTTCTACGATCGATTAGAAAGGGGAGAATTCCAGTTAAAAGATGAAAAAGGGCGAGTTAAATTAGACAATCCAGAATCTGCTGCCAGTAACCTGTACAACCTATATATCATATCCGCTAATCTAAGAGCCGAAAGTGATCTTAACTTCAGGAAGTACTTCACTGATGATCAATTGGAATGGTATGAAAGTGTTTTGGCTATCGAAGATTTCTATGCAAAAGGACCCTCTTTAAGTGATTCGGATATACAAATTAATATCATTGCCCCCCTTGTTAAAGACATGATCAATTCTGTTGATAATGATGCTTCATATGCTGGTGTCTTTCGATTTGCTCATGCTGAGACTATTATTCCCTTGGCTGCTTTCTTGGATATCAAAGGTGCTAATATTAGTTGTGATGATCCTAATCAAGTTATGGCATTGTGGGATATTAAGAATATTTCTCCTATGGCCGCCAATATTCAATGGATCATTTATAGCAATGATCAGGATAAGCTTGTGAAAATGACCTACAACGAAGTAGAAATCAATTTCCCTGAACAGATTAAACCAGTCTCTGGATATTATTATTCTTGGGAAGATGTTAAATCATATTATACTCAAAAGATAGAAAAACTAGGCTTTTCTATGACAGGTGAACTAACAGATGATATACAGATATTAAAAGAACAATATTAG
- a CDS encoding YwbE family protein, translating to MNGQNRDNIKPGILVDIVLKQDQRSGKLTRGIVKDLLTKSSYHPHGIKVRLESGDVGRVQVIVQDD from the coding sequence ATGAATGGACAAAATAGAGACAACATTAAACCTGGAATACTTGTTGATATCGTACTAAAACAAGACCAGAGATCAGGAAAACTAACGAGGGGAATCGTAAAGGATCTGTTAACAAAATCATCCTACCATCCCCATGGAATAAAGGTGCGATTAGAATCTGGGGACGTGGGAAGGGTTCAAGTTATTGTACAGGATGATTAG